A window from Tissierellales bacterium encodes these proteins:
- a CDS encoding formate/nitrite transporter family protein, translating to MFSEEIDNLASIAKNKENLLEENSLGYIMSSMLAGIYVGFGILLIFTIGGFLQHTGTPSTKILMGVSFGIALSLVLVAGSELFTGNNLIMMVGSLNKKVSWKGSLKVWLYSYIGNFLGSILLAILYVKSKLPTESVADFIISGSQAKIDAGFTPLLIRGILCNMLVCLAVWCFFKLKNETAKLIMIFWCLFAFITIGMEHSIANMTLITIAFMLPNSGISIAGIFKNLIPVTIGNFIGGAIFIGWVYWYIAKGKIKD from the coding sequence TTGTTTAGTGAAGAAATTGATAACTTAGCATCTATAGCTAAAAACAAAGAAAATTTATTAGAAGAAAATAGCCTTGGGTACATAATGTCCTCAATGCTAGCTGGTATTTATGTAGGGTTTGGAATACTTTTAATTTTTACTATTGGGGGATTTTTACAACATACAGGTACTCCTAGTACTAAAATTTTAATGGGAGTATCCTTTGGTATAGCATTAAGCCTAGTACTAGTAGCAGGCTCTGAGCTTTTTACAGGGAATAATTTAATAATGATGGTAGGCTCATTAAACAAAAAAGTCAGTTGGAAAGGAAGTTTAAAAGTTTGGCTATATAGCTATATAGGTAATTTCTTAGGTAGCATATTACTTGCTATATTATATGTAAAATCTAAACTTCCTACAGAAAGCGTGGCAGATTTTATAATAAGTGGCTCTCAAGCAAAAATTGATGCAGGGTTTACTCCACTACTTATTAGAGGAATACTTTGTAATATGCTTGTATGCTTAGCTGTTTGGTGTTTCTTCAAACTAAAAAATGAAACAGCAAAACTTATAATGATATTTTGGTGTTTATTTGCATTTATAACTATTGGAATGGAGCATAGTATTGCAAATATGACTTTAATAACTATAGCTTTTATGTTACCCAATAGTGGTATTTCTATAGCGGGTATATTTAAAAACCTTATACCTGTAACTATTGGCAATTTTATAGGTGGAGCTATTTTTATAGGATGGGTTTATTGGTATATAGCCAAAGGTAAAATAAAAGATTAG
- a CDS encoding Crp/Fnr family transcriptional regulator, which translates to MTKKLKKKIKKLNLFYSVQTEYINYLAQKSFIEKFKEGDILFFEQDEMDYIYIVLKGKVTLFKLSEIGQKRIIFLLDKGDIVNEVIFDDLPSSISCEAFEDSEVLKIDKDALLYIMSKDFNLTKKIINSISKKNRRLYRQLKNIIPIRMDKKLAAKLWKLSRDYGVDIEEGVLIDLNLSVTYLADMLGSTRETVSRAINDFVRCGLIQYKNNKIVVKNRDELSIYFRGV; encoded by the coding sequence ATGACTAAAAAATTAAAGAAGAAAATTAAAAAATTAAATTTATTCTACAGCGTACAAACCGAATATATAAATTATTTAGCTCAGAAATCTTTTATAGAGAAATTCAAGGAAGGGGATATATTATTTTTTGAACAGGATGAAATGGATTATATATACATAGTGTTAAAGGGAAAGGTTACCCTTTTTAAATTATCTGAGATAGGTCAAAAACGAATCATATTTTTATTGGATAAAGGGGATATAGTTAATGAGGTAATATTTGATGATCTTCCATCTTCAATAAGTTGTGAAGCTTTTGAAGATAGTGAGGTACTTAAAATTGACAAGGACGCTCTTCTATATATTATGAGCAAAGATTTTAATCTAACTAAAAAAATAATAAATTCTATTTCTAAGAAAAACAGAAGGCTTTATAGACAATTAAAAAATATAATTCCCATTAGGATGGATAAAAAATTGGCGGCAAAACTATGGAAATTAAGTAGAGATTATGGTGTAGATATAGAAGAAGGGGTTTTAATTGATTTAAATTTAAGTGTGACATATTTAGCAGATATGTTAGGAAGTACTAGGGAAACCGTTTCAAGGGCTATTAATGATTTTGTAAGATGTGGACTAATTCAATATAAGAATAATAAAATAGTTGTTAAAAACAGAGATGAGTTATCAATTTATTTTAGAGGGGTGTGA
- a CDS encoding TRAP transporter large permease subunit, translating to MFGIPIELIYLLTLLATITIVFVLFKRPIYEAMFIGYIVMVVAMGRYDKLTEYLIKPSTNTLFYAIVAFLSLAFIFGKTNVVEDIIDFILSLVGRFRGGAGYVSLLSSTFMAALSGTGPGNVAATGVFTIPTMIHTNFPRALAATVEMSASSLGPMIPPSGTILLAFGVLDQMYPNTYTLAQFWMAVWGVAIWFIIQRVVTLYILCLKYKVSPVPKEDIPKVSEALKKGWKALLVPVIIFLPLYLDYKFGSTFFKERLGEAGAESFSSSVILFTPGIAAIYSLIISRDRISGGLKIKNILEIFKAGVVQITPVAATVYFAYSISYLMGDADIGTAIGEFVQSFNMTKLQLAIFFPIFTAFLGMILPGSSQIAIFGTGILGSLAALGTNPLLVAAILPAITGALEGMTPPLALAMYTAMGIADSDIIETSKLALTWVLIHLALAIIILAELLPVLFI from the coding sequence ATGTTCGGAATACCAATAGAATTAATTTATCTTCTCACTCTATTGGCTACTATTACAATAGTTTTTGTTTTATTTAAAAGACCTATATATGAAGCTATGTTTATAGGTTACATAGTTATGGTAGTGGCGATGGGAAGATATGATAAATTAACAGAATATTTAATCAAACCTTCGACAAATACTTTATTTTATGCTATAGTAGCTTTTTTATCTTTAGCATTTATTTTTGGAAAAACCAATGTTGTCGAAGATATTATTGACTTTATATTATCTTTAGTAGGTCGCTTTAGAGGTGGCGCTGGATATGTGAGTTTGTTATCTAGTACCTTTATGGCTGCATTATCAGGAACTGGCCCAGGTAATGTTGCAGCAACTGGTGTTTTTACAATACCTACTATGATTCATACTAATTTCCCTAGGGCATTAGCTGCAACTGTTGAAATGTCTGCAAGCTCTTTAGGCCCTATGATTCCTCCATCTGGTACTATTTTACTAGCCTTCGGAGTTCTTGATCAAATGTATCCTAACACTTATACTTTAGCCCAATTTTGGATGGCAGTATGGGGAGTAGCTATCTGGTTTATAATTCAACGAGTAGTTACATTATATATCTTATGTCTAAAATACAAAGTAAGTCCTGTTCCTAAGGAAGACATACCAAAAGTTTCAGAAGCTTTAAAAAAAGGCTGGAAAGCTTTATTAGTGCCGGTAATAATTTTTCTACCTTTATATTTAGATTATAAATTTGGCTCTACTTTCTTTAAAGAAAGACTTGGAGAGGCTGGAGCAGAAAGTTTTTCAAGTTCTGTAATATTATTTACTCCTGGAATAGCAGCTATTTATTCTTTGATCATAAGTAGAGATAGGATTTCTGGAGGATTAAAGATAAAAAATATTTTAGAAATATTTAAAGCAGGTGTAGTTCAAATAACTCCTGTTGCGGCAACTGTGTACTTTGCCTATTCTATTTCTTATCTAATGGGAGATGCAGATATCGGTACTGCCATAGGGGAATTTGTTCAATCTTTTAATATGACGAAACTACAATTAGCAATATTTTTCCCTATATTTACAGCATTCCTAGGTATGATTTTACCAGGCTCATCCCAAATAGCCATCTTTGGTACAGGCATATTAGGCTCTCTCGCCGCATTAGGTACTAATCCTTTACTAGTTGCAGCAATATTACCAGCAATAACTGGTGCCTTAGAAGGTATGACACCGCCCTTAGCTCTTGCCATGTATACAGCTATGGGGATTGCCGATTCCGATATAATTGAAACATCTAAACTAGCCTTAACCTGGGTATTAATACATCTTGCATTAGCTATAATCATACTTGCAGAACTTTTACCAGTATTATTCATATAG